Genomic DNA from Lagenorhynchus albirostris chromosome 9, mLagAlb1.1, whole genome shotgun sequence:
cgccgtgcttccactgcagagggcctgggttcgattcctggttggggaactaagattcccgcatgccatgcagccagaaaaaaaaaaaaaaaaaaaaaaaagccctgtgcTCCTGTCTATTGACGCTAAGATGGAGACATGGTTATGTGAGTTAGGTTataaaacctaattttaaaaaatcattcaacCATTTTAAGAATCAAATGTTACTACAGTCTTTCATTAAAACAGTTGATTTCATACAATAAAGAatgcacagtcttttttttttgagcaagTCTTCCTAATTTGATATCTTTTTCACTGATCTTAACTGCTAATATTGTTTTAGCTCAAACTTGTTATGAGGCCACACTCAAATTAGAATGTCTTTTTCTAAATCAATTTGAATTACTATCATCAAGCTCTGTCATTTCTGGAACTACGGCACTGCCAGACCAGCTTAATGTATCAAAGGATGCCCAATTTCAGTGGCTTTTAATGTTTTGGACGGTCACAGActcttttgagaatctgatggaAAATCTGGACTCTTTCCTAAAAATATGCACATTTtcatatacaatagtttgcatatAATTAGAGTTTTCCTAGATCACCTGGACCACAGGTTAAGAACTCCTGCTCTGGATGGCTTTCCTTCAATGTTATAACAAGCTCAAGTTATCAAAAGTGAGCAAAGTGTAGgactttgcttttgaaaatgcCCTTTCAGTTCTAGAGAACTATGTCCACTTTTGCCGTCCTTTTTGACTCTTCATAAAAATAGTGAGATGAGAATTGGAATGGCTGTTAGAAAGCACATACTCCAGGAGTTTTCAAAACTTTTTGAGTAAGACTCAATaaaggaaatacatttcataCTGAAACACAGAACCTATGCCCACACGTGTAATTGAGACAAAAGTTTTACAGGGTTATATTTACCCTGTAAATATGGGATGCAATGCATTttgataatttctattttatttcataaaaaagtTTCTGATTAGACTGAACAAAATTGATTTAACAATCTACTAGTGTAAACAGATAATTTTCAGTTTGATAAACACAGTTTTAACCTAATTTTTCCCTCTCACAGTACTTCATAGTTTGCTGGAATTCATTCGTGGTTAAGATAGTATTATAATGGTATTCGACCAGGGGGTTGAGGAATGTTTAGGTCCGATCTTGTCATAACCAGACTGTCTTGTTCTGAGGTCCCCCAAGAAACTAAGGTAACTATTTGCCCCACCTTGTTAAAATCCGCTGGAGAATGttgatctttatttatttattaagtatttatttagaGCAAGCAAAATCTTGACGTTCAGGATGCAAGTGCTATCTCACCTTCTGTGGGTAGTCGTTGTGATGTCAGTTCAATTCTCAAAGTCTGTGTTTCTTTGGATCTGTTTTTCACGTGTGCCGCTTGGGAGTAAACCTGAGACTTGTACTAATTCGCACACAGAATTAGGGGATCTCTTTCTCCAGCTTTCTCCTCTCTGGAATTCCTTTCACATTCTCCAGTCTCTTACTCCCAGTCGTCTGGCTTTAAAGCCAGAGTTTCTCTTGGAGTTTTAGCTCCCTTCACTCTCTCAAAGGGGAGCTAGTGGATGACAAGACAGAAACAGGTAACAGAGATTCCTCCCACACTCTTCTGACCACGGGGTCCCTTTCCCTGCTTCCTCTGGCCAGGAAGACAGGACCTCTCAGGGTCTTAGGTGCTCGAATGCCACCACCACTGCTATTCCTGTTGCCACTGTGCAGCTTCGTGACTGCAGTTGGTCTTGGGGCCTAccagggaggggggaaaaaaagggctTTCCCTCTATACTCTAGCTCATATGGAACGCTTTTCCTGCTTCTCTGGCTAGAAAGAGGGGGTTTCTCTTGAGTTTAGGCTTTCTGTGTCGTTCTGGATCGTAGATTGCTTTCAGGTCAAACCAGAAGAGGAATAAATTCCCCAGTAAATTCGTCACTACGCCAGTCATCCTTCAGCTTTTGATTTATTTACACAATCCCCCTGCTAGTGTTTCCTTTTCAGAGTCCTCAGGTAGTTGCTTTTTATAATCTGTTCAGTTACGTCAGTTGAAGAGAAATGCTGTAGAGCCCTTACTCCATCTTGGCCAGCACCAGaagcattttattttggttttgagtctttatttttcttcctttcccctttcccccaaaTCAGGTGGTACCTCAGtcctttcatttacattttattagttaGGGTAGCACTATAACAGAGATCAAATACTAGTAGCTTAATCAAGACAGAAGTGCATTTTTCTCTCAAGAAACAGTCTAGAAGTACATAGACCCCGACAGTAGGGTGGCTGTACCAGCTTCTCCTGTGGTTTCCACCACTGGGTCAAGACAACTGCTCCAGGTATCATCTCCTAACTAGCAAGTAGGAAGAAAAGGGCAGGAGAGcaagtgtgctttttttttttttaagtagtataACTGGAAGTGGTACCATTATTTCTGTCCACGTCCCATTGGCCAAAATTTAATCACGTGGCCATACCATGCTGCAAGGGAGCTTGGGGAATGAAGTCTCTAGCTTGGTGGCCATGTGTGTAGTGAAATACTCAGGGAATGCTGATACTAAAAATGAGGGAAATGGATAGTAGTGGACAACTGCCAGTCTGCCATATCCTGAAATTTTGGGGGAAACAATCTACAAAATACCTAACAATGCTAGCTaagattctttttaaatcttaaaaaaatgtaaagctgCAAAAAAAGTCTCTAGAGGCAGACACAAAGTGGGAATTCAGAGAAGCAAGCATCAACCAATTACCTATGATCTAAGCCATTTAAATTAATGCTagagataaatttttatttttgaaataatttcaaacttacagggAAGATAAAAGAATGGTAAAAATATCACCCCCCATCCCCAGAACTAAGTAAGAGCAAGTTGCTGACATTTGCCCTATCACTTCTGAATACTTTAGAGCATAATGCCTTACAAATACGTATATTCTCCCATAAAACCACAATATAACCACCCAAATCGGAAAATTAACACTCATTTACCATACAATCcaaaaactcaattaaaattttGCCACTTGTCCCAGTAATGTCCTTTTAAGCAAAAAGATCCAATCAATGATCATGTGTAACATTTAGctgatatgtattttttttttttccaggaatatCACAGATGTGATGCTAGGTTCCTTGCACTCCATTATATCAGGTGGTACCCAGTTCAGTCTGTCCCATTACTGGTCACGGTAactttgatcatttgattaagTGATGCTTGCCAGGTTTACCACTAtcaagttgttttttcttttgtaacgAATTGGCATTTCATGGTAGGTATTTTGAAAGTAATATCCCATTCCTCATTGAGTATCATCCACTAGTTTTAGCATCTATTGATGTTTCTTTGCTAAATGCATAATTATGATGATTGCTAAATACAGACTTTTCTAATTCCACCATTGCTGCTACTTTATTAGCTGGCATTCTACTATAAGGCAAAGTGTTTGCttctccctatttatttatttatagcagtGTAGActtaaggatttttattttattcaatgacTAATAATCCAGTCCTATCATTGATATAAAAATCGTGATCAGTGGGAGCTCTTTAAGCtggcttctgttttttgttttgttttaaataattaaaaaaaaaaacttagaatgCTTTTAGAGAGTTCCTTGTACACTCCTCACCCACTTTCCCCCATTGTTAACATCTGTTTCTATGATACATCTTTCATAACTAAGGAATCAACATTGGTACTTTACCATTAATTAAACTtcacactttattcagatttcacttgTTTTACCCCAATGTCCTTTTGCTGTTCCAAGATCCCATCTAGGATACCGTATTTCATTTAGTTGTCGGGTTTCTTTAGCCTCCTTTGGTCTGTGCTCTTTTTGGTCTATGTCCTTTTGTCATATTCCTATCGTTTATTAACACCTCCATAACTTTGTCATATTAAGATGTTCCAGGCTACTCATTTTTTCTGCCCCAcctctggaatcagccatttccccAAGGAgacggtttttttttttgtttgtttgttttaacatttttattggagtataattgctttacaatggtgtattagtttctgctttataacaaagtaaatcagttatacatatacatatatccccatatctcttccctcttgcgcccAAGGAGACTTTTTAAATGGAGAATGGTATTAACAAACCATGATCTGAGTGCTATTGTTCTCATCATTGCTATTGGGTTGtcattgcttcaggccctctcTGCTCTCTGTGATAAAGCTGAGgaattcaaacacacacacacacacacactcatactcatctatatttctatatctatatattgaaATGATGACTTCACAGAGATACAACCAATTCCAACCCCAAATCCTACAACTAAttgtactttttttccctttccatatttATAACTCCTGTCTGACAGTGAGATGCctgatttccattattctcaaTGTAGTACTGGATAAACTCTTATGTAATCTTACTGGATAAACCCTTATGTAATCTCTGATCGTCACTGCTGTCCCCCTATGTACATGTCCTCTGCACCCTGCCAGGGACCTGACAGCTGGTACTAGGCTGCAACTACCCCCCCACACCTTGCTTGAATGtcctcctcaccctctcccccgACTCCAGTATCTTCAGTGTCCACACCTACTGCACAGACAGCTACCTTGCTCCCCTCCATGTAGTGGACTGAGttattaaagaagaaatgaaggatggagaaaagaagagcaaagaaggaaggaagaggaaagaaggaagaaatagggCTTTATTGTTATGGGCCAAGTATAGGCCAGGAAACAAAGCCTagacattttagaaaattctaaagttGTTAGAAAGGAAACTCGAAGACAGGGAATATCTTCAAAGGGCTATCTTCAAATATCTTCAATGTAGAATTGTGTACTCAGTGGAACTattagaaatgaaagcaaaataaaagaattttagaattaaatttttttgtttattaaagaaaaaacaaaaaaatctaccaacaataaaatgtatttttcaacaGTGAGAAAATGCATATTTTCAAGATTATATAAAACATCAAAGTTGATCATATAATAGGAACTAAAGGAACCTCCAAAAGATGCTCTTAGATAAGGGAGAATAATCTTAGAAGAAAGAGTTGAGATGCAAGAAGAAATAGTGAGCAAAGAAATTGCTGACATATTGGGCAAATTTAAACAAACACTGATTTTTATAAACAATGTAATTTGACAACATTAATAGTTAACGCATGTTGAGTTCCTTCATGAGGtgggaaaagatttaaaaaaatatttatttggctgcgtcgggtcttagttgcagcacgcgggatcttcgttgtggcatgtgggctcttcattgtggcacgtaggcttctctctagttgtggcgagctgccctagagcacgcgggctctctagttctggtgtgcgggctcagtagttgtggctggtgggactctctagttgtggcgcatgggctccagagcgcaagggctcagtagttgtggcacgtgggactCTCTAGTTCTGCTGCATGGTctccacagcacgtgggctcagtagttgcagtgtgtgggctctagagtgtgcaggcttagttgccccacagcacgtgggatcttagttccccaaccagggattgaacccatgtcctctgcgttgggaggcggattcttaaccactggaccaccagggaagtcccgggaaaaGATTTTGaatgtttgaatttttctaaGCCATTTAAGTACTGAAAGTATAGGAATAAGGTATATAATAAGACATACATATTAgagagagactctaggtccagaaTTCCAGAATTCCAATCTCAGCCCTGCCAATTactagccgtgtgaccttgggcaaataacTTTTCTGTGCCCAGGGTTTAAAAGTTGTTTTCATCATAACAATGGAAATAATAGTATCTaattcatagggttgttgtatcAAATGAAATTATGTAAACCTATTCAGGTTTAGAACAGTGTCTAAACTATAATAACTGCTAAGAAGTTTTAACCACAATTACAAATTTCCAAAACAGTGGAAGGAAAATATGGATTTAGGGGAGGAATCTTAAcccaaaagaaatcaaaagctaaaaaaagaaatatagacatAGGTCAGATAAcacaaaatatgagaaaaacagatgcagagatagcAATAACATTGTAATATAAAAGAATAAGAcaatataatgtaataaaatgaTGTAAATGGACGAAGTTCTTCAGTAAAGACAAAGTTGGTCAGACCAAATTGGAAAAAAGCCTAGCAATATGACATGTCTAAAACATGAAGCCGGTGGAGGAAGACGTAGCAGAGTCAATGGGCGGGATTCTTCCACTACCTTCCCTTTCCCGCCCGTTTTGGCCCCCCTCCGTCTCTCTTCAGCCTCTTCCAGGCTTTGTCCCCCACCATTCCCATCCTCAAGTCCGTCCTCAGCCTCTTTCCTCCCCAGCAGGAGGCGGGGAGGTGAGAAGGCTCAAGCTGCAGCCCTTCTCCCTACGCCAACAAGCTCAATCCCCGCGGCGGCCGTGGTGACGTCTGCGGGGGGCGGGCCCCACGCCCTCGCTCTCAGGTTTTTGGCCCGCCCCGCCGCGACTGGGGAAGAGGAACGCACGTCACGCCGGCTATAAAAGGCAGGGCTTGCGACGCAAAAGCGCTTCGGCGCGCGCGGATTGGGTCTCCCGGGGCCGGCGCTGGGTAGAGCTCGGAGCCCCGCCGCAGCCGCAGCTCCGCGACGATCACTACAGCTCCCTTCTCAGCAGCCGACGCCACCGCCGCCTGTACCACGGAACCGGCTGTATGATTAGGCCACAGTCTTTAATGAGTAAACTAAGTCCTTCCTGTGGTGTTCTTGGTCACGCATTTATGGAGTTTCTGAAGGGCCCCGGAGAGTACCGCCAGGCGCAGCACGACCTTTATGAGGACAAGTGAACTGTAGAAATTCGTTGCTACTCCACCAAGAAGCCCCCATAGGCGCGGTCATCCTGGACACAGAAGTGTGGGATTGAAATCATCAGAGCATTTAACAGAAATTACGACCTGGATGGGGTAAACCTCGGTGCTCTTCCTTTCCATTGACTCAGTATTATGAACTGAAGGATGGCTTCTTGTTAGGAGGTTCATTTCATTTCCTGTTACTCCCAATTGCATATCCAGAGCATTGAGAATTTCGAGTGGGGCATATTGGAGTAGACTTCTGTTTCTTTACATCATTTCTGCattcaaaaatttaattttttttttcgtaACCGTAtcgagttttttttgtgtgtggtttttttttttttaaactaaaataacaTGGCTCCACTGAACCGCCCAGCCCCTGTGGAGGTCACATACAGGAACATGAGATTTCTTATTACACACAATCCAACCAGTGCAACCTTAAACAAATTTATAGAGGACCTTAAGAAATACGGAGTTACCACAACAGTAAGAGTATGTGAAGCAACTTATGACACTGCTCTTGTGGAGAAAGAAGGTATCCAGGTTCTGGATTGGCCCTTTGATGATGGTTCATCACCCTTTAACCAGATTGTTGGTGACTCGTTAAGtcttttaaacattaaatttcGTGAAGAACCTGGTTGTTGGATTGCTGTTCACTGTGTTGCAGGTCTTGGGAGAACTCCAGTGCTTGTTGCCCTGGCACTAATTGAAGgtggaatgaaaaataaagatgcagTACAGTTTATAAGACAAAAGCGGAGTGGAGCTTTTAACAGCAAGCAACTTTTGTATTTGGAGAAACACCGTTCTGAAATGCGGCTGCGCTTCAAAGACTCTAGTGGTCATAGAAACAACTGTTGCATTCAATAAAACTTGGCTGCCTGCCTCATGCTGTTGCCTTGGAAGTCAAACTTGAGACAGGACTTAATTTATCGTACATATTAGCCAACATAATAGGCTTAATGAATGACAAGTCTAATGAAGCTTCCATAGGAATACTGAAAAGCCACAAGCTTGACAGAATTGCAGCCTCTCTGTTTGGCTTACTACTATCCCCATGCCAGAAACAATATATAAGAAATTGAGAGATTAGGTGCCAAAATACTCAGCACAATACTTGTATATTtttagtatcatacagaattAAAATCCTAGGAATTAGGAACAGCACTGTAAACCATATGTGGTTTATTCCTCCAGTCATCTCAAACATTGCAAGTAAGACCTATATGGTTATTTGTCTGCTCCTTTACGTTTACCACCCCACACGTGTACCAGTATGCATCAGGTTTGTATAACAAATGATTTTGTTGAATTCTTACCAAGACTTATGGTGATTATTTAATGTCTTTCTATAAATCTCATTTTGTGCTGTTATGAAAACCTCCAGTTTGAAAAAGATCACACCTCTGGTTGAAAGTTCATGTAAAATATACACCATAGAGAAGCATATGTGTGTAATATCTTCAGACAAAAAAGCCTTACAGTTACTTTGTTTACACTTGGGATGCAGTTTTAGAGGGGAGGGCCTGAAGACAGAATGGAAAGAGGCTATGGAATATTTTTAGGATTCCATACTAGAAATTCCATGTTCTCTTTGTCTTGTGCAGGATGTATAGAATAGGTCCTTTTAAAGGTAAAGACACTTTGTagcaaaaacatttcaaaaatttctgAAGTTCTTATAATTCTTCGCCATACCTATTGGaagttactattatttttgttttaagtgtgatatttttttctttgtctttccaaCCGAAACAGAAGAGGATTTCTATTAATGAACTGATCAGAcatctaatattttatataattttgaacTGTGTAACAATATTTGGATATTTGATACTTTGTTTTATTATGTAATTGATAAAATGGTGGTATGTATTTGTGTTAGTTCAACCATATATTCATAGTGTCTGGAAATGTAGTTCCCTGGGAGAAATAATTTGTCAGTATTCACCATTCTCCAACTAGTACAAGAACTTAAACATCTAAATAAGGAATTataggagagagacagagacaaactAAGCAAGATGGTATAGCTTTGTTAATATTAGTAAAAGTATAAGCAAAGGCGttactagagataaagaaaatCATTACTTAAAGTTTCAAAAGTTTCAATTCACCAGGAAGTTATAACAATTCGAAATTTTATGTATCAAATAACATTGGTTCACAATCCATAAAGCAAATATGGAAAGAACTACAAGGAAAATTGACAAGTTTACCATAGTGATaagttttactatttttcttccagaaacaGATCAAGTAGACGAAAATCAGTAAGGCTATAGATTTGAACAGAACAATTAACAAGTTTGATCCCATGAACGTAAGAAGGCATTGCATCCAACAGTGAGAATCTATATTTTTTAAGAgtacatgaaatattttattaaatttgactATATATTAGATCATAAATAATTTCatcaaaattctaaaatatttgaataacacATAGTAAGTTTTCTGACTACAATTCAATTAAGTTAGG
This window encodes:
- the LOC132526214 gene encoding protein tyrosine phosphatase type IVA 1-like — protein: MAPLNRPAPVEVTYRNMRFLITHNPTSATLNKFIEDLKKYGVTTTVRVCEATYDTALVEKEGIQVLDWPFDDGSSPFNQIVGDSLSLLNIKFREEPGCWIAVHCVAGLGRTPVLVALALIEGGMKNKDAVQFIRQKRSGAFNSKQLLYLEKHRSEMRLRFKDSSGHRNNCCIQ